One part of the Quercus lobata isolate SW786 chromosome 7, ValleyOak3.0 Primary Assembly, whole genome shotgun sequence genome encodes these proteins:
- the LOC115954208 gene encoding protein SCAR2, translated as MPLTRYQVRSEFSLADPELYRAADRDDPEALLEGVAMAGLVGVLRQLGDLAEFAAEIFHDLHEEVMATAARGHGLMARVQQLEAEVPSIEKEFLSQTSHSLFFSNAGVDWHPNLRMEQNLITRGDLPRFVMDSYEECRGPPRLFLLDKFDVAGAGACLKRYTDPSFFKVEAASSGKATEVQREKKNRKVKKKGSRWRNGEAPDVQSTSHAKLHQLFLEERIENTFSDPARLVKLKKRQLNGYPFDSKSGRSYMEKFVETDTAEHEVVHEKSITSPVKLTMDNYSESGLEILEISTVSPVKKSSQGKESACSSPNAQEEVSEPYMEKFNSDVIGGKFVQVSEPGNDGDINDISSSSLDKVAVEKELAVDGDLRTEGSVDGYNSDDLASEIDKYMDALNTIESEIETENEYRPENDQGFFSVKKDGRDSDENEENLALQAQFSDSQSFGNSSVSDYGNGSFKNNRSSFSDSDTLSSLAEHTASGGDGVAKVFPSSETCAAESVDIPSSQLMDELEGTKSHDFSVPNGTRIEEDKIPDVGEASCSSCLTDSIPVLLPSDHGVHLSLDTLVGPEVEEVTSDSIKIGSKLSDNENGTNLVDSSAVVSGVPSQDIHDICLVSSVESHLDVEEPNVVSDALLHSSDVSKPTLEIERSNFSLNEALQAESVDEEYSENLADEKIASPHSSSPKENQLHCSASPQEVCSDLIPPTCSSDLIELDDIVSKADDALMVSGINSAPMVETQKTHNFEEQEFLDLMDDVPELKLASAEFVVPYSDKKSDIDGSREDGEEIGTPTCSVEVVEDDVVPLELPSDDPNYLCHKDDVNLDAVVNKPVITDEPVSAAAVTGADGDLDDVIKPVTTDESVSAAAITSADGDLDDVIKPVITDESVSAAAVTSADGDLDDVTKLVITDESVSAAAVTGADGDLDDVIIPVITDESVSAAAVTGADGDLDDVTKLVITDESVSAAAVTGADGDLDDVIIPVITDESVSAAAVTIADGDLDDVTKLVITDESVSAAAVSSADGVLDDVIPTSPDLTCSPSGNHINLEESLSGFSDSNQKGLEFNEAASPECLTETMTQKEVNQLEVAPGDTTLKLLSSDHCNLRMFDDIHESSLGKETQNSLSDNDVTRAPTYLVLSNEQSESKSPPQSYLFENNEGEVSSLTCYPPEPGVPLEKPLQFKADQAEVESLQEDEATSNSLKLQSEQLPSPSHIDQERCEQTQSSNHLQERCFDTPSESCAEHLPCQLSASEFLPQSASLEPDGTKQAMDSLQYALPSFGLLPVAAQVNLEEMPPLPPLPPMQWRMGKAQNASLASDRDLVEASQHVFPPLQPFNYEKAQFGFPASKTGNLQLPNPFLPITAVEDENSQQVSEQVEGNLAQPIPFSFQLPTMDSEADSQHNCLSLEGTQTLNPFLTSPAIPNERPEYGFLALEGEKALSSSNSFSPIPTIEYATPKHESESSQEKQIKPLNQLEPEIGSEDKTLQPSLQNYSEGVRQNPFETSIPPPTIGAEQPQQALLTSDGEITQVPGTEEGKPNGNPAIKIPRPRSPLIDAVAAHDKSKLRKVAERVRPQIEPKVDERDSLLEQIRTKSFNLKPAVPTRPSIHGPKTNLKVAAILEKAKTIRQAFAGSDEDDSDGWSDC; from the exons atgccGTTGACGAGGTATCAGGTACGGAGCGAGTTCAGTTTGGCGGATCCAGAGCTGTACAGAGCAGCTGATAGAGATGATCCAGAAGCTTTGTTGGAAGGTGTTGCCATGGCTGGACTCGTCGGTGTCTTGCGCCAGCTTGGTGACCTCGCCGa GTTCGCTGCTGAGATATTTCATGACTTGCATGAAGAAGTAATGGCTACAGCTGCAAGAGGACATGGTCTTATGGCTCGTGTTCAACAGCTTGAGGCAGAAGTTCCTTCAATTGAGAAGGAATTTCTATCCCAAACAAGTCATTCATTATTCTTTTCCAATGCAG GTGTTGATTGGCATCCTAATCTGCGTATGGAACAGAATCTGATAACTCGTGGGGACTTACCTCGCTTTGTAATGGACTCTTATGAAGAATGCCGGGGCCCTCCACGGCTATTTTTGCTGGACAA GTTTGATGTTGCGGGGGCTGGAGCGTGTTTAAAGCGTTATACTGATCCATCTTTCTTTAAAGTGGAAGCAGCATCCTCTGGAAAAGCAACAGAAGTTcagagggaaaagaaaaaccGCAAAGTGAAG AAAAAAGGATCACGCTGGAGAAATGGAGAAGCACCTGACGTCCAATCCACATCACATGCCAA ATTGCATCAGTTGTTTCTGGAGGAACGCATTGAGAATACTTTTAGTGACCCTGCGCGTCTTGTGAAGTTGAAGAAAAGGCAATTGAATGGATATCCATTTGACTCAAAATCTGGGAGAAGTTACATGGAGAAATTCGTGGAGACTGATACTGCTGAGCATGAGGTGGTTCATGAAAAATCTATCACTTCACCTGTGAAATTGACTATGGATAATTATAGTGAATCAGGGCTTGAAATACTTGAAATCAGTACTGTGAGTCCTGTAAAGAAATCATCGCAAGGAAAGGAAAGTGCATGTTCCTCACCTAATGCACAGGAGGAAGTTTCAGAACCATACATGGAGAAGTTTAACAGTGATGTCATTGGTGGAAAATTTGTACAAGTGTCTGAGCCAGGCAATGATGGTGATATCAATGACATTTCTTCTTCCAGTCTCGATAAGGTAGCAGTTGAAAAGGAATTGGCAGTTGATGGAGACCTCAGAACTGAAGGCAGTGTAGATGGGTACAATTCTGATGATTTGGCCAGTGAGATAGACAAGTACATGGATGCCCTTAACACCATAGAGTCAGAAATTGAAACAGAAAACGAGTATAGACCTGAGAATGACCAGGGCTTCTTCAGTGTTAAGAAAGATGGGAGAGATTCtgatgaaaatgaagaaaatctgGCGCTCCAAGCTCAATTTTCGGATTCTCAATCATTTGGAAACTCCTCTGTGTCAGATTATGGGAATGGTTCGTTCAAGAATAATAGATCCAGTTTTTCCGACTCTGATACACTAAGCAGTTTGGCTGAGCATACAGCATCTGGTGGTGATGGAGTGGCTAAGGTGTTTCCGTCTTCCGAAACTTGTGCAGCAGAGAGTGTGGATATCCCATCCAGCCAGCTAATGGATGAGTTGGAGGGAACCAAATCTCATGATTTTTCAGTGCCAAATGGTACACGCATTGAGGAAGACAAGATCCCTGATGTTGGAGAAGCATCATGTAGCTCATGTCTTACAGATTCCATACCTGTACTACTGCCTTCAGATCATGGAGTACACTTGTCACTGGATACATTGGTGGGTCCTGAAGTAGAGGAAGTAACCTCTGACTCTATTAAGATTGGTTCCAAATTATCAGACAATGAAAATGGGACAAATCTAGTTGATTCTAGTGCTGTTGTCTCTGGTGTTCCGTCTCAGGATATTCATGATATTTGCTTGGTAAGTTCTGTTGAAAGCCATCTGGACGTTGAAGAACCAAATGTTGTTTCTGATGCTTTGCTGCATTCGTCGGATGTTTCAAAGCCAACTTTGGAAATTGAAAGGAGCAACTTTTCTCTTAATGAAGCACTTCAAGCAGAATCTGTTGATGAAGAATATTCTGAAAATCTTGCCGATGAAAAGATTGCTTCACCTCATTCAAGTTCGCCTAAAGAAAATCAGCTCCATTGCTCAGCCTCACCACAAGAAGTGTGTTCAGATTTGATACCTCCTACTTGTTCTTCAGATCTTATAGAGCTTGATGATATAGTTTCCAAAGCCGATGATGCTCTTATGGTGAGTGGAATTAACTCAGCTCCTATGGTTGAAACTCAAAAGACGCACAACTTTGAGGAGCAggaatttttagatttaatgGATGATGTTCCAGAACTTAAACTTGCTTCTGCAGAATTTGTTGTTCCATATTCTGACAAGAAATCAGATATTGATGGGTCTAGGGAAGATGGTGAGGAAATAGGTACACCCACATGCAGTGTCGAGGTTGTGGAAGATGATGTTGTTCCTCTTGAACTTCCATCTGATGATCCAAATTATCTGTGCCACAAGGATGATGTAAACTTAGATGCTGTAGTAAATAAACCAGTTATAACTGATGAACCTGTGTCAGCTGCTGCTGTCACCGGTGCAGATGGTGATCTCGACGATGTAATTAAACCAGTTACAACTGATGAATCTGTGTCAGCTGCTGCCATCACCAGTGCAGATGGTGATCTCGATGATGTAATTAAACCAGTTATAACTGATGAATCTGTGTCAGCTGCTGCTGTCACAAGTGCAGATGGTGATCTTGATGATGTAACTAAACTAGTTATAACTGATGAATCTGTGTCAGCTGCTGCTGTCACCGGTGCAGATGGTGATCTTGATGATGTAATTATACCAGTTATAACTGATGAATCTGTGTCAGCTGCTGCTGTCACAGGTGCAGATGGTGATCTTGATGATGTAACTAAACTAGTTATAACTGATGAATCTGTGTCAGCTGCTGCTGTCACCGGTGCAGATGGTGATCTCGATGATGTAATTATACCAGTTATAACTGATGAATCTGTGTCAGCTGCTGCTGTCACAATTGCAGATGGTGATCTCGATGATGTAACTAAACTAGTTATAACTGATGAATCTGTGTCAGCTGCTGCTGTCTCCAGTGCAGATGGTGTTCTCGATGATGTTATTCCTACATCTCCAGATCTAACTTGTTCTCCATCTGGGAATCATATAAATTTGGAAGAATCTCTTTCTGGATTTTCTGATTCCAATCAGAAAGGGTTGGAATTTAATGAGGCAGCTTCTCCAGAATGTCTTACAGAAACCATGACACAAAAAGAAGTGAATCAACTGGAAGTTGCTCCTGGAGATACCACATTGAAATTGCTGTCTTCTGACCATTGCAATTTAAGAATGTTTGATGATATTCATGAGTCATCTCTGGGCAAAGAAACCCAAAACAGTTTGTCTGACAATGATGTCACCAGAGCCCCAACGTATTTAGTACTAAGCAATGAACAGTCAGAATCAAAATCCCCCCCTCAGAGTTATCTTTTCGAGAATAATGAAGGTGAGGTGTCTTCACTTACCTGCTACCCCCCTGAGCCAGGAGTTCCTTTAGAGAAGCCATTGCAGTTCAAAGCTGATCAAGCTGAAGTGGAAAGTTTGCAAGAAGATGAAGCAACTTCTAACTCTTTAAAACTTCAATCTGAACAATTGCCATCTCCAAGTCACATAGATCAGGAGAGATGTGAACAGACCCAGTCTTCAAATCACTTACAGGAAAGATGCTTTGACACTCCTTCTGAATCTTGTGCAGAACACCTTCCATGCCAACTTTCAGCATCGGAATTCTTACCACAGTCAGCCAGCCTGGAACCTGATGGTACTAAGCAAGCAATGGATTCATTACAGTATGCCCTTCCTAGCTTTGGCCTGCTCCCTGTGGCAGCTCAAGTTAATCTGGAGGAGATGCCACCATTGCCACCTCTTCCTCCTATGCAATGGAGGATGGGGAAGGCTCAAAATGCTTCCCTTGCTTCTGACAGAGATTTGGTTGAGGCAAGTCAGCATGTGTTTCCACCGTTACAGCCATTCAATTACGAGAAAGCTCAATTTGGATTTCCAGCATCCAAGACAGGGAATTTGCAGCTTCCTAACCCGTTTTTGCCCATCACAGCTGTTGAAGATGAGAATTCTCAACAGGTTTCTGAACAAGTGGAGGGTAATTTGGCACAACCAATTCCATTCTCTTTTCAATTGCCAACCATGGATAGTGAGGCTGATAGTCAACACAATTGCCTATCTTTAGAGGGAACGCAAACCCTGAATCCATTCTTAACATCACCAGCAATACCTAATGAAAGGCCTGAATATGGTTTCCTTGCTTTAGAAGGAGAAAAAGCTCTATCTAGTTCAAACTCATTCTCACCAATACCTACCATTGAATACGCTACTCCTAAACATGAATCCGAATCTTCACAAGAAAAACAGATCAAGCCTCTCAACCAATTAGAACCAGAGATTGGGTCAGAGGATAAAACACTTCAACCCTCTCTGCAAAATTATTCAGAAGGGGTCCGACAAAATCCTTTTGAGACATCTATTCCGCCACCAACTATAGGAGCAGAACAGCCTCAGCAGGCTTTGTTGACTTCAGATGGAGAAATTACTCAAGTACCAGGCACTGAAGAAGGAAAGCCAAACGGAAATCCAGCAATTAAGATTCCTCGTCCTCGAAGTCCTCTCATTGATGCTGTTGCTGCTCATGACAAAAGCAAG TTGAGAAAGGTAGCTGAACGGGTTCGGCCTCAAATTGAACCGAAGGTAGATGAAAGAGATTCATTGCTAGAACAGATACGAACAAAG TCCTTCAACTTGAAGCCTGCAGTGCCAACAAGACCCAGCATTCATGGTCCTAAAACCAATCTGAAGGTTGCTGCTATCTTGGAGAAAGCAAAAACAATTCGCCag GCATTTGCTGGAAGTGATGAAGATGATTCAGATGGTTGGAGTGACTGCTGA
- the LOC115952282 gene encoding uncharacterized protein LOC115952282, with protein sequence MSSESQFVKFRNSVSLRKLKPSSQLSKSSAPIFVKKKKKSQVTKGFHQSNESSYKNDMSSSNNNNNNDVSSSNTRLPLSEVVSDCVKRWFKDTLKEAKAGDINMQILVAQMYYSGYGISRDAQKGRIWMTRASRTRSSVWKVSDKHPGYNASDSDSDELKGDS encoded by the exons ATGTCCTCTGAAAGTCAATTTGTTAAGTTTCGAAATTCCGTTTCCCTTCGTAAACTAAAACCCTCTTCCCAACTTTCAAAATCTTCGGCTCctatttttgtcaaaaaaaaaaaaaaatcccaagtAACCAAAG GTTTTCACCAGTCCAACGAAAGTAGTTATAAAAACGACATGTCgagcagcaacaacaacaacaataatgacGTGAGTAGTAGCAATACGAGGTTGCCGTTGTCGGAGGTTGTGTCGGACTGTGTGAAGCGGTGGTTTAAGGACACGTTGAAGGAAGCAAAGGCTGGAGATATCAACATGCAGATCTTGGTTGCCCAGATGTATTATAGCGGTTATGGCATATCCAGAGATGCCCAGAAG GGAAGAATTTGGATGACAAGGGCATCAAGAACTCGGTCTTCTGTTTGGAAAGTTAGTGATAAGCATCCAG GTTATAATGCCAGTGATTCAGATTCAGACGAATTGAAGGGTGATTCTTAG